A genomic stretch from Anaeromusa acidaminophila DSM 3853 includes:
- a CDS encoding aminotransferase class I/II-fold pyridoxal phosphate-dependent enzyme, with amino-acid sequence MNRFSTKIQAAKEKALQQMAAMAKEVDQIAETNTLRVLDAFRRHRVSDYHFRATSGYAYNDAGRETLEETWATLCGTEAALVRTQFVSGTHALATALFGVLRPGDELVSLTGAPYDTMQSVIGHEREVPGSLKEFGVSYREMPMSANGIDVEHLSDYVNSKTKMVLIQRSRGYSLRATLTVAEIAAACSAVKAIAPDCVCFVDNCYGEFVEVQEPTAVGADIMAGSLIKNPGGGLAPTGGYIAGRRDLVELAAFRLTAPGIGAELGASLGGNRLLYQGLFIAPHTTAQAVKGAIFAAALFENLGYNTLPHWSMQRGDIIQAITLGTPERVVAFCQGIQKYSPVDAHVRPEPSGMPGYEDAVIMAAGTFVQGASIELSADAPMREPYAVYLQGGLTFEHAVLACMGAAQELEDKGLSFS; translated from the coding sequence TTGAATCGATTTAGTACTAAAATTCAAGCGGCGAAAGAAAAGGCGCTGCAGCAGATGGCGGCAATGGCCAAAGAAGTGGATCAGATCGCTGAAACCAATACGTTAAGAGTATTGGACGCTTTTCGCCGCCATCGAGTTTCGGATTATCACTTTCGGGCGACAAGCGGTTATGCCTATAACGATGCCGGGCGGGAAACGCTGGAAGAGACTTGGGCGACGCTATGCGGCACAGAAGCGGCGCTGGTGCGAACGCAGTTTGTTTCCGGCACGCATGCCTTGGCTACGGCCTTATTCGGTGTTTTGCGTCCTGGAGACGAGTTGGTTTCTTTGACAGGGGCGCCCTACGATACGATGCAAAGCGTTATTGGTCATGAAAGAGAAGTTCCCGGTTCCTTGAAGGAATTTGGCGTGTCCTATCGGGAAATGCCCATGTCCGCTAACGGCATTGACGTGGAGCATCTATCAGATTATGTGAATTCAAAAACAAAAATGGTGCTGATTCAACGTTCGCGGGGCTATAGCCTTCGGGCGACATTGACGGTGGCTGAAATTGCCGCTGCTTGCTCGGCGGTCAAGGCTATTGCTCCGGACTGCGTCTGCTTTGTTGATAATTGCTACGGCGAATTTGTGGAAGTACAGGAGCCGACAGCGGTTGGAGCTGATATTATGGCAGGCTCGTTGATTAAAAATCCTGGCGGCGGGTTGGCGCCGACAGGCGGCTACATTGCAGGCCGACGGGATTTAGTGGAGCTGGCTGCTTTTCGCTTGACTGCGCCGGGGATCGGGGCGGAGTTGGGAGCTTCTTTGGGAGGAAATCGTTTGTTGTATCAGGGCTTGTTTATAGCGCCTCATACAACGGCTCAGGCGGTAAAAGGCGCTATTTTTGCTGCAGCCTTGTTTGAAAATTTAGGTTATAATACATTGCCGCATTGGTCGATGCAACGAGGTGATATTATTCAGGCGATTACGTTGGGAACGCCGGAAAGAGTAGTTGCCTTCTGTCAGGGGATTCAAAAATATTCTCCTGTTGATGCGCACGTACGGCCGGAGCCAAGCGGTATGCCGGGGTATGAGGATGCTGTGATTATGGCGGCGGGAACCTTTGTACAAGGGGCTTCCATCGAACTGAGCGCCGATGCGCCGATGCGCGAACCCTATGCTGTTTATCTCCAAGGCGGTCTTACTTTTGAGCATGCAGTTTTGGCTTGTATGGGCGCTGCACAAGAATTGGAAGATAAAGGTCTTTCTTTTTCTTAA
- a CDS encoding PRC-barrel domain-containing protein, which yields MKKSTEILSLPVFSIREGEELGTIKAFIINAAAKSVEAFLIDDGKWYLGAKLLPAKAVAGLGEFAVTVESSDNVVGVADFPDIEPLLVANTSVIGTKVVTTAGRILGRVTDFMVENDGKIAVCEYTVDNGDSQQVLLENIITLGKDVLFIRDASEEQASPAVEEVPASVAETPVVTPVAAPAPVVEEPKVEETKPAEEKPAEAAPEVDAYSRKIEEKTRKFLLGKKASRRIETDNGVLVVDEGGEITEEVLQKAKLAGKYVELSMNVQ from the coding sequence ATGAAAAAAAGCACAGAAATTTTAAGCTTGCCTGTATTTAGCATTCGCGAGGGTGAGGAACTGGGAACGATCAAGGCGTTTATCATTAATGCTGCAGCCAAATCCGTAGAAGCGTTTTTGATTGACGACGGCAAATGGTATTTGGGGGCGAAACTGCTTCCAGCTAAAGCGGTAGCCGGTCTTGGCGAATTTGCTGTTACTGTCGAATCCAGCGATAATGTAGTAGGAGTCGCTGATTTTCCGGACATTGAGCCATTGCTGGTAGCCAATACCTCAGTGATTGGGACTAAAGTAGTTACCACGGCTGGCCGTATTTTAGGGCGGGTTACCGATTTCATGGTTGAAAATGACGGGAAAATTGCAGTATGCGAGTATACCGTAGATAACGGTGATAGCCAACAGGTATTACTGGAGAATATTATCACTTTGGGTAAAGATGTACTGTTTATTCGAGACGCCTCGGAAGAGCAGGCTTCTCCGGCAGTTGAGGAAGTTCCGGCCTCTGTGGCGGAAACTCCGGTTGTGACTCCTGTTGCCGCTCCGGCCCCTGTAGTGGAGGAGCCCAAAGTAGAAGAGACAAAACCAGCAGAAGAAAAACCGGCGGAAGCCGCTCCGGAAGTGGATGCGTATTCGCGTAAGATTGAAGAAAAAACTCGCAAGTTTCTTTTAGGAAAGAAAGCAAGCCGCCGTATTGAGACTGACAATGGCGTTCTCGTTGTGGATGAAGGCGGGGAAATTACAGAAGAAGTTCTGCAAAAGGCCAAGTTGGCAGGTAAATATGTAGAACTGTCGATGAATGTACAATAA
- a CDS encoding VanW family protein has translation MKRWQRVSLSLVLILSFTLASLAVAGTAVYFRDGISHGVTLGSLDLGGLTEEAAVAAIEEDARSRLAHQTIRFIYGDQQWESTTDELNIHADAAALAHEAYMIGRTGPVWLQLQEWYMATQKGRQIAYRLAYEPVKVKALLDKIVHEVERPSRKAHINYQQGQVQIVPEIIGQHLERTELETTWQAAMADFQSLQISLPVKDDVPEIRAEDLSGINRLLGSYSSYFNAYDNNRSKNVYLASRSIDDTLVRAGSVFSFNSQVGKRTQENGYKEAPVFINGKLVPDWGGGVCQVSSTLYNAVLLADLEIVERTSHYSPPGYVPLGQDATVADDQLDFQFTNTSRHNLYISSKIEGNRLTVQVFGSADDPVEVRIVPVDKQVIPAPVVVKPDANLEAGRQIVEERGESGYRIKIEKIRLHQGVEISREIISSDDFPPSERIIRVGTKAATEKKNN, from the coding sequence GTGAAGCGATGGCAGCGAGTCAGTTTATCGTTAGTATTAATTCTTTCCTTTACTTTGGCTAGTTTGGCCGTTGCTGGCACGGCCGTGTATTTTCGTGACGGTATTTCCCATGGAGTGACATTAGGTTCGCTGGATTTAGGCGGTTTAACCGAGGAGGCGGCAGTAGCTGCGATTGAAGAAGATGCTCGCAGTAGACTGGCTCATCAGACAATCCGCTTTATTTACGGCGACCAGCAATGGGAAAGTACTACGGATGAGTTAAACATACATGCTGATGCAGCGGCGTTGGCGCATGAAGCCTACATGATCGGACGTACAGGACCGGTTTGGCTGCAATTGCAGGAGTGGTATATGGCGACGCAAAAAGGCCGTCAGATTGCTTATCGTCTTGCGTATGAGCCAGTTAAGGTCAAAGCGTTGCTGGATAAAATCGTTCATGAGGTAGAGCGTCCATCCCGTAAAGCACATATTAATTACCAACAGGGGCAGGTACAGATTGTACCGGAAATCATAGGGCAGCATTTGGAACGAACGGAGTTGGAAACAACATGGCAGGCCGCGATGGCTGATTTTCAGTCGTTGCAGATTTCTTTGCCTGTAAAGGATGATGTGCCGGAAATACGGGCTGAGGATCTTAGCGGGATTAATCGTCTTTTGGGTTCGTATTCCAGTTATTTCAATGCCTATGACAACAACCGGTCTAAAAATGTTTATTTGGCCTCGCGTAGTATTGATGATACGCTGGTGCGAGCTGGCAGTGTGTTTTCCTTTAATTCGCAAGTAGGTAAGCGGACGCAGGAAAATGGCTATAAGGAAGCCCCTGTATTTATCAATGGGAAGTTAGTGCCGGATTGGGGCGGCGGAGTTTGCCAAGTGAGCAGCACCTTGTATAATGCTGTTTTATTGGCAGATTTGGAGATTGTGGAACGGACTTCTCACTATAGTCCTCCTGGGTACGTGCCGCTTGGACAGGATGCAACCGTGGCGGATGATCAATTGGATTTTCAATTTACCAATACCAGCCGACACAATCTTTATATTTCCAGTAAAATTGAAGGGAATCGCCTGACTGTGCAAGTATTTGGCAGCGCAGATGATCCGGTTGAAGTTCGTATTGTACCAGTGGATAAACAGGTAATCCCGGCGCCGGTCGTAGTGAAACCAGATGCTAATTTGGAGGCTGGCCGCCAAATTGTAGAAGAACGAGGCGAAAGCGGCTATCGAATAAAAATTGAAAAAATTCGGTTGCATCAAGGCGTAGAAATCAGTCGAGAGATTATTTCTTCGGATGATTTTCCTCCTTCTGAACGTATTATCCGCGTAGGTACAAAAGCAGCGACAGAGAAAAAGAACAATTAA
- the hflX gene encoding GTPase HflX — MAKVLGDIQGVRKSLLAQLEELYEMTIPSDQILSSEMAQEMLRLSQLLNREVAVYCNRRGRVVAVALGDSYTVDLPEVRGRRGQQRLSGIRCIHTHPGGDCRLSAADVSSLRDLRFDVMVSLAAPQPETALCMIAFLTGDDEWQEEGPFSVSQLTTLPFSRWILQLERLLAQQTVSGHAMEEAETALLVGLETGTNNWDLDSSLQELAQLAETAGVEVKGVIRQKRDRPDVALFIGQGKVKELALLRQQMDANVIIFDDELTPVQQRNLELALGVKIIDRTALILDIFAQRAHSREGKLQVELAQMRYRLPRLSGKGIELSRLGGGIGTRGPGETKLEVDRRRVRTRISDIERELTLVLQQRQQQRQRRKDNEVPLIALVGYTNAGKSTLLNALTDAGVLAEDKLFATLDPTTRSVTLPNGETVLFSDTVGFIQKLPHQLVAAFRATLEEVVEADLLLHVVDASHSQREAQEQAVYEVLKELKATEKPMLLVFNKADRMEAGEPAVVERLLRRGDAFLVSALRKTGLEELLLAVAAKVKRRSVRRELCLPYEQSGLLHKLHEDGKVTACEYAPEGIRVQAEIPLWAESFWSQYCIVQGTVDESEEQVD, encoded by the coding sequence GTGGCCAAGGTATTGGGAGACATCCAAGGAGTTCGTAAGTCGCTGCTGGCGCAGCTCGAAGAGTTATATGAGATGACAATACCGTCCGATCAGATACTCAGCAGTGAAATGGCGCAGGAAATGTTGCGCCTTAGTCAATTGCTGAATCGCGAGGTAGCCGTTTATTGCAATCGTCGAGGTCGGGTCGTGGCGGTGGCATTGGGGGATTCCTATACAGTAGATTTGCCGGAGGTGCGCGGGCGCCGAGGTCAACAACGGCTTTCCGGCATTCGGTGTATTCATACGCATCCGGGCGGTGATTGCCGCCTTAGTGCGGCTGATGTCAGTTCGTTGCGGGACTTGCGTTTTGATGTGATGGTTTCCTTGGCTGCGCCACAGCCGGAAACCGCGCTTTGCATGATCGCTTTTTTAACGGGCGACGATGAATGGCAGGAAGAAGGTCCATTTTCCGTCTCGCAGTTAACGACTTTGCCTTTTTCACGCTGGATTCTCCAGTTAGAGCGTCTTTTAGCCCAACAAACCGTTTCCGGGCATGCCATGGAGGAAGCTGAAACGGCTTTGCTGGTTGGCTTGGAAACCGGAACGAATAATTGGGATCTGGACTCTTCCTTGCAAGAGTTGGCGCAGTTGGCGGAAACAGCCGGCGTAGAGGTAAAGGGCGTTATACGGCAAAAAAGGGATCGTCCGGATGTGGCCTTGTTTATCGGACAGGGAAAAGTCAAAGAATTGGCGCTGCTGCGACAGCAGATGGATGCGAATGTCATTATTTTTGATGATGAACTGACGCCTGTTCAACAACGCAATTTGGAGTTAGCTTTAGGCGTAAAAATCATTGATCGCACAGCGCTTATTTTGGATATCTTCGCTCAACGGGCGCATTCTAGAGAGGGCAAGCTGCAAGTAGAACTAGCTCAGATGCGGTATCGCCTGCCTAGACTCAGCGGCAAGGGGATCGAATTGTCTCGCTTAGGAGGCGGTATTGGTACGCGCGGACCTGGTGAGACGAAGCTGGAAGTGGACCGGCGGCGGGTAAGAACGCGCATCAGCGATATTGAAAGAGAATTGACGCTGGTTTTGCAGCAACGCCAGCAACAGCGTCAACGCCGTAAGGATAACGAAGTGCCGCTGATTGCTTTAGTAGGGTACACTAATGCAGGAAAATCGACGTTATTGAACGCGCTCACAGATGCAGGGGTGTTGGCGGAGGATAAGTTGTTTGCTACTTTGGATCCGACGACGCGCAGTGTAACGCTGCCTAATGGTGAGACAGTTCTTTTTTCCGATACCGTCGGTTTTATTCAAAAACTGCCTCATCAGCTTGTTGCAGCCTTTCGCGCTACCCTAGAAGAAGTTGTAGAAGCTGATTTATTGCTTCATGTGGTGGATGCCAGTCATTCGCAGCGAGAAGCGCAGGAACAAGCTGTTTACGAGGTACTAAAGGAATTAAAGGCTACAGAAAAACCTATGCTGCTTGTTTTTAACAAAGCGGATCGTATGGAAGCAGGAGAACCTGCTGTGGTCGAACGGCTCTTGCGGCGTGGCGATGCTTTTTTGGTTTCGGCGTTGCGCAAAACAGGACTAGAGGAGCTGCTCCTGGCCGTAGCCGCCAAAGTAAAACGCCGCAGTGTGCGGCGCGAGCTGTGCCTGCCGTATGAGCAGAGCGGTCTGTTGCATAAACTGCATGAGGATGGCAAAGTTACTGCCTGCGAATATGCCCCGGAAGGTATTCGGGTGCAGGCGGAGATTCCTTTATGGGCGGAGTCGTTTTGGAGTCAATATTGTATTGTGCAAGGAACAGTGGATGAGAGTGAGGAACAGGTAGATTGA
- the guaB gene encoding IMP dehydrogenase gives MFEEKFAKQGLTFDDVLLVPAKSDVLPKDVEVNTRLTRNISLNIPIISSGMDTVTEARMAIAMAREGGLGIIHKNMTIEQQANEIDKVKRSENGIIVDPLFLSPEHTLKDVQDLMERYHISGVPITQQDRLVGILTNRDLRFETDLSKRIGECMTREHLITAPMGTSLDEAKEILRKHRIEKLPLVDERGHLKGLITIKDIEKAQKYPNSAKDSKGRLLVGAAVGVGSDMLDRVAAIVAAKVDVIVVDTAHGHSQGVIESVKTIKKAYPDVDLIAGNVATEEATRALFEAGVDAVKVGIGPGSICTTRVIAGIGVPQITAVYECAKAAAEFGLPIIADGGIKYSGDVVKALAAGANVVMVGNLLAGTEESPGETIIYQGRSYKVYRGMGSLGAMAKGSKDRYFQENMDKLVPEGIEGRVPYKGPVSETMFQMVGGLRAGMGYCGVKNIEALRTETKFIRITSAGLKESHPHDVNITKEAPNYSL, from the coding sequence ATGTTTGAAGAAAAGTTCGCCAAGCAAGGACTAACGTTCGATGATGTACTTCTCGTTCCCGCTAAATCGGATGTGTTGCCTAAGGATGTGGAGGTTAACACTCGGCTGACTCGCAATATCAGCTTGAACATCCCCATCATTAGCTCGGGCATGGATACGGTCACGGAGGCGCGTATGGCTATTGCCATGGCGCGTGAAGGCGGCCTGGGAATTATCCATAAGAACATGACGATCGAGCAGCAAGCGAACGAGATTGATAAAGTAAAACGTTCTGAAAACGGTATTATTGTGGATCCTCTTTTTCTTTCTCCTGAACATACGTTAAAAGATGTGCAGGATTTGATGGAACGGTATCATATTTCTGGGGTGCCAATTACCCAGCAAGACCGTCTGGTAGGCATTTTAACCAACAGGGATTTGCGATTCGAAACTGACTTGTCCAAACGAATTGGCGAATGCATGACCCGGGAGCATTTGATTACCGCTCCTATGGGGACGTCTTTAGATGAGGCCAAGGAAATTTTGCGCAAGCATCGCATTGAAAAACTGCCGTTGGTGGATGAGAGAGGTCATTTAAAAGGCCTGATTACCATCAAAGATATTGAGAAGGCGCAGAAATACCCCAACTCTGCGAAAGACTCTAAAGGCCGTTTATTGGTCGGTGCAGCAGTAGGCGTTGGTTCCGATATGCTGGATCGCGTGGCAGCTATTGTGGCAGCCAAAGTGGACGTTATTGTTGTAGATACGGCGCACGGTCATTCTCAAGGCGTTATCGAATCGGTTAAAACCATTAAAAAAGCCTACCCTGATGTGGATTTGATTGCAGGTAATGTGGCTACGGAAGAAGCTACGAGAGCCTTATTTGAAGCTGGCGTAGATGCAGTCAAAGTTGGTATTGGACCTGGCTCCATCTGTACGACCCGCGTAATTGCAGGTATCGGCGTGCCTCAAATTACGGCGGTATATGAATGTGCTAAAGCAGCGGCGGAATTTGGCTTGCCGATTATTGCCGATGGCGGTATTAAATATTCTGGAGATGTCGTAAAAGCCTTGGCTGCTGGCGCTAATGTAGTTATGGTGGGGAACTTACTGGCCGGAACCGAGGAAAGCCCCGGCGAAACCATTATCTATCAAGGCCGGAGCTACAAGGTATACCGCGGCATGGGCTCGTTGGGCGCTATGGCCAAGGGTAGTAAGGATCGTTATTTTCAGGAAAATATGGATAAATTGGTACCGGAAGGCATTGAAGGACGTGTTCCTTATAAAGGACCTGTTTCGGAGACCATGTTCCAAATGGTTGGCGGACTTCGAGCTGGCATGGGCTATTGCGGTGTGAAAAACATTGAAGCATTGCGTACGGAAACGAAATTTATCCGTATTACCAGCGCTGGTCTCAAAGAAAGCCATCCGCATGATGTCAATATTACCAAGGAAGCTCCGAACTACAGTCTATAA